The stretch of DNA GCAAAACCCAGGGagttatgtacagtacatacacaaacacacatacaaattcaGCTTTGATAGGTATCCTCAACCAGGAAGCTCTTTACCTGCGGTAGTTTGAAATTGTTCATATCAACTAATTTATCTTGTATTGAAGCTAGCTTCATTATAGGCTGATATCATTATCTATATCCAGGCTAATCACCAACATATTTGATAAGCTGTCTAGCCTGTTATGTTTGTGATCTAGCACCAATCAGCTTCCACTTGCCTCGTTTTTCCCTAAACGGAAGGCTTAGGTAGAGTTTTAACTAATGACAATGAAGGAACTTCTGCTGAGGGCTACGGGGGGACCAAGCAGACAGGTGCTGCAAAATGTCAAGTGGAGAATATAGATAGTGTATGAAATTATGTCAGAAGAAGGGGACATGGAAAGCTTACACTGGAAGACCGTAAGAGGGACCTGGACTTGTGTTGATCCCCTCTTGTATAAATGAGACCAGTGCTGTGCAGATAGAAAGAAAATATCTCTGAATCATCTGTGTGTATTGACAGTAAAGGCAGACAAAAAGGGCATGTTCATTATTAATAGCAGGCCTTGTCTCTTCTGACCCAGCTCCACCCACTTCCCTGAACATGGAcgctgggggtgggggcgcaGCCAATCGGAAACGGCGCACGCTGGTGGCCCCTGAGATGAACCTTTCCCTCGACCAGAGCGACGGCTCCCTGCTGTCCGACGAGTTCCTGGACACGCCCGACGACCTGGACATTAACGTGGACGACATTGAGACGCCTGATGACACAGATTCTCTGGAGTTCATCACCAATGGCAATGACCTGGAGTGGGAAGGTCAGCCTTAGGCCAGGGGTCGCGGTGGGGGAGACTTAACAAGTGGTCAAAGGTCAAGTGTGGGACTTAGATGCTGGGTTTGTTTGGGCTTTTGAACAATTTAGGGTGCTCAGCCTCTGTGCAGATCCCATTCTCTAAGCCCATTAcatcagtcactcacacactgtaaaGAAGCCCATTCCACCTCCACAGTCAGGGGTCACTCAGAGATGTTCATGTAACTACACTGTATTTAATTTACAGCATATATTAAAAGGTGTTAAGGGGTTCTGTAAGTAAATAAACTGCGAAGTCTTTGATTAGATTGACCAAACAATTAAAAATCCACCACACTAATAATGCTTAGTTACTTTTGTTAGTCACATTTAAAGGATGACTCTGAGAGATACATACTACTCAGGCCAGCCCTCTGTGTTGTGGAAGGGTTTGTTTGACCTATTTGTGCTTCCCTGTTCTCAGACGACACTCCGGTCGCCTCGGCGAAGGCTACCCCCGGCGATGGGGCGGAACATTCCGGAGAGGGCGGGAACGGGGCGGGCCGTCTGTGGCGCACGGTGATCATTGGGGAGCAGGAGCACCGTATAGACATGCAGGTCATCCGGCCGTACCTCCGCGTGGTCACCCACGGAGGTCAGTCCCCAAAACCACATCAGGGCCTTTCCGAACAACACCCCCTCCTGACAAAAGCCCCTACTAACAACACAGTGCTCTTCCCAAAAGGGCTGCCAGGTTCACACATCCCCCCTGAGGCggcagagtagcatagtggttaaggagcaggacttgtaaccaaaaggttgccggttcgatccccgctgggacactgctgctgtacccttgggcaaggtacttaacccacaattgcctcagtaaaacatccagctgtataaatggataacattgtaaagaactggtgacctttgtaagtcgctttggataaaagcgtctgctaaatggataaatgtaaatgtaagtgctCTGTCCCTCAGGTTACTATGGCGAGGGGCTGAATGCCATCATCGTGTTTGCGGCCTGCTACCTGCCTGACAGCAGCTGTCCGGACTACCACTACATCATGGAGAACCTCTTTCTGTGAGTGGCCCACAAGCAGCTGCATTCCTGTGTTATGTGCTGTCATGcttaaacatgaaacatttttaatttggcacGTAGGTCTGTTTCACACAAAGCTGAGCAGTACACCTTAggtcattattattagttataGTAGTAGTTTTTTCTACTATTATATCACAGACACTCATAGTCAATAAGCAACTGAAAAAACATCCCTTACTGAGGAGTTTGGAGACTGTTTAGTATGTATAATCACCCACTTTTCCTGGGTTATGATGTTCAAAGAACCATCCTAGAGGCCCTTTAAAAGCTACCAAATATTTGTAAATCAGCCTTTTAATGGACCATGTATTTGCTGCTAGCTAGGTCtgggattcattttcagatacttttttttgcatattcTGGTAAACATGGAGCGTAGCCACAGTAAGATATACATGTCAAATGATAACTGTAAGAAAAAAGTACAactatttttcagagaacagcccaaGGTGTCCTTTAAAAGTATGTTTAGAAATCACCCATAGATAGCCCCTCCCTTTCTTGTATAGGTACGTGATCAGCAGTCTGGAGCTGCTGGTTGCCGAGGACTACATGATCATTTACATGAACGGAGCCACGCCTCGCAGGAGAATGCCAGGGATTGGCTGGCTGAAGAGGTGTTACCAGATGATTGACAGGAGGTATGACTGTTTATATTGTTGGCTGATGCATTACCTGGCAAGGTTTTATTTATAATCAACTGCACTATGTTATTTAAATGACTGCCAAGAGAAGCACAGACCTTGTAGTaacagtgaatgaaatgtgaTCTCTTTTGAATGATTCCCCTGCGATCTCAAGGTGGAAAAACAATAGAAATCCTTCCCATTTCAGACAACAGCAAAGAAGTGAGAATGTTAATACCCCTTCAAGTATCAAAACTGAAagtcagatgtgttttttttcctccagctgaCATGCTGGTGTTCTTTAGTCAttagtgttttcctttttgtgtgtgtgctccttcCAGGCTGAGGAAGAACCTAAAAGCGATGATCATCGCTCACCCGTCCTGGTTCATTCGCACAGTGCTGGCCATCTCAAGACCCTTTATCAGGTCAGAGCAGGGATACATAAACGCATATATTTAgtgtaaaattaaaacacatcattttcagCACTGGAATGTTGACTTCCACATTCCAAAAGCAGATATtcttgaaataaatgttgttttgaacCCAAATAAAGAAATCTATGCTGCTGATATAGAAATGAGGACAATGTAACAACGCATCGTGCTGTGTCCTCTTGCAGTGAAAAATTTATGAACAAAATCCGCTACGTGCACAGTCTGGAGGAGCTAGCTGAAATCGTGCCGATGGAGCACGTGCAGGTCCCGGAATGCGTGGCGCAGTAAGTAAAAAATGGCCACCAGGGGTAGCCATTGGGAGTCTATATCTGGATTACATGATCTTGCGTGTGTTTGGCCATGAACAGCAGAGACTTCACATGAGAGATGTTCAATTTCTCCTCTACGTCTGTCACAGTGGTAACCAAAAGAGAGACACGAAATGTCACTGAAGTGAAACCACAATGGTCTTCACACAAATATACAGATTAAGATGCAGCACAACACATTTCAAGAAACTGGGGTTTCTAAGAGTAtacataaaattttaaaaagctaattCTTTGGCGTTTCGGCAAATGTCATTCCACAGATTTAAATACCAAGAGCCATACAGTCATTTAATATTTGTAAGTGCAGTTATGTTCAGATGAATAATGGCCTTCAGCAATGTTTCAGAAATGAGTCATCACTCACAACCATGGTTCTGTATTTGGCCTGATTCATTAGTTCTTCTCATTCTAATTGTCACATATCCGACTTCATCCTCCAGGTACGATGAAGAGAGGATTAAGGCTCAGAGGGAGAGGTAAAACCACTCTGCaactattaaaaaaattcaaattctttAAACTTTTTGTAGCGAAATCTGTCACTTTCAGTGTACGTGCACaggtttaaacattttttcaccCCCCCGCAGGATGGAGCAGGAACAACAGCAGTCACAGCTTTCAGCTGGAACAGAAAGGTAACTCAACACAGTTGTTTTACAGtgctctttctttttgtcttatCCAACACACCTCATTTGGAGGATAGGTTTTATGCTGATTTAAATTTTGGAATAGCAAGCTCCTAAAAATAAATACCCTTCTGTTTGATGTATGCTTTGGAACAGTGGCAAACAGCTAATTATACTAATAATTATACTATACAGTGTCTCGGGTACTACTGATGGATTTTGTTAATAGTCAAAGTTGTCTGAAAATAATTTGCTGAGCAAAGAAAGAATTCTTTCTTTggcctttaaaaataaaatttaaaaatgtttacaggCCCAAGTCTATGGCTGAGGAGCCAGGACAGTGATTCCTCATACTGGGTAAGCGCtatttcaattattattatgattaataatACAAACTATATTCTTAATCAGAATACAATAATGACTGTGACTGTTTACTTTGTAGTGGAGGAAGAAGGCTGGATAAAAGTTTGGGAAGAGAAGCTAAAGGGAGTTGAGGAGGTTAAGTCCTTGTTTTTAGAAACTGAGATTGAAGAAAAGCTGGATATACAGTCAGCGGGCTCCCTCCTCCACCTGTCACCCCCCCACTCTGGAAAAATTCATTTGGCAGCGGATATGACATTCCCCTTGCTAATATTACATAAGGCATGAAAATTGCTATCCTTTGTGCTGAAGATAATGCGTTCTTtacaagagtttttttttttttgcatctctgTGATTTCTGGATTAACAGGCTGGTTATGAAGAAATGGACAACATcctctgtttttgaaatgtttcaggcTGCGTTTTTACAGATGCTGCTGGTGTGCATACAGACTGTCCCTTTATGTACATCCAAAAAACCagctaaaataatttttttgtagCTGTCGTTGTTTAATTTATCAAGAACTGATCAATTTCAATAATTTCTATAAACTCGCATTCACAGTCCTGTGAAATGGTAAGATCAGTGCATAGTCAAACCCACctccatttattttcttgtataACAGTCATTCTATAATGGACACTCCATTGTCTCTGCATTCACACCAGTTGGATCAAAGTGGATGGCCCTGCATCTAATGGGAGCCCCTTTGTGATGGCACCAACAGTAAGACCCATACTGTAGCTGCGTGTAcaacagcgccacctgctgggccTCCGGTTCCTCACCTTGGCAAGAACTTGAGCCTTTGGTCATGTTTCATGGCATCATGCGGCATAAATCACATGTCTTTTAGCATGTGGATCAGCTGAGATAATAGGAACAGTATATGGGATGAGCCAAGGAGATTCTGTTGTAGTACTTACATCGCATGGTTTAGCTggtcagcagacactcttgtcctCTGCAGCTTGAAGATTATGAAGACAcgctggatatttgctgaactGTCTTCTTAAGGGCACACAGGTTTTCAACCTGCACCTCTCCAGCAGGTTGTAAAGCCACGTCCTCAATCACTACACTACACCGCATTTAACTATGATTGCTTTGTTTCTTGAAAGGGTTCCAATGTCATTATTCAGTCACATCCAATTTTCTTTCATCTTGCATGCTGGACTCGACGGCAACATTTCTGCATAGATTCAAAATGCATGTGAGACAAAGCAAAACACCCCGTTGGACGTGAATGTGTGAGCTTTTGTGTCACCTACAGGAATTTGTGACATTTCGCAAGATTTCTGGCATTCCCACCTGGCAACAATCCCTGGTCCACACAGTACTACACAAAGAGGAATGCACAACCTGCAAAGCATTGCTTCCACACATCCAGTTCCACACTCTACACCACGAGCTGCATCTCACATCATGTGCAGTCtctcatttctgtgtttatttaatgcttCACTGTATTATCTGCCTGCACAGGTCATTGTAAATGAGAATTGGTTCTCCACTGACCTATCTGGTTACATAAGGTTAATTTATTTGGCTAATTATTGAACTATAATTGAAGGGAAATTTGTTAAGTGATATTTATCGGGAAGTTAAATACTATTTTCCATACTCACAAATAATGAGggtgacaggttttttttttccagttttacagCATTCTGagaaaagaacaagaagaaTGCAGCTATCTGAAGCCATGCCTGCTATAATTGTGGAAGGAACATTAGTCAAGCATTTATGTGAGGTCATACTGTACCAAGGCATGTAACTGTGCTGTCTGTACAATATTTTCCAGTTCATGTTGTGGGGTTCCGTGCATGTTTTGTATAATAAGCAGTGATGATGAGAAAATGAGGCCCCATGAATCCCACAGTGGGTGGAGCTGCCgtctgttttcagtttctgaaCCGCATTAAAAACTACAGGGAAGCTATTCTGATTGGTTCATGCGAGCGAGTCATTGACGGCATCTGTTTGCTTTACCCAGACTGGGGTTCATGAACCCTCACTCTCCAATCATTAATGAAAAGGATATCTGTCACTGGAATGGCAGTGGttgattcattttaaagcaTCCAGGAGATAGCTGTGCGGTGTCCTATTCCTCTCATGTGCAGAGGCATGTTTGTATATGAAAGCTTACCATCAGTGTATGGTGTTAACCGGTTCTGAACCTAAAGCTGGTCCATGTGGTGAATAACCTGTTTTACTGCGCGTTTTAATGTGTCAGCGTGATCTGCtgtaaagaaagagaaagaagaaagagaaagaatttattttttgtttattttgtactgtttttgtatTAATTGTACatataacatactgtatgtcagtttGCATTACGGAATGAATTTGCCTTGgggatttttttcatcacataCCACGGTGAAGTTTTTAATTGCTAAGAGGGAAACGCTGTATGACATCAAACGCCAATTCAAGGTGAAGAAACTGAGCCGTCAGATTCTAGCCATCACTGCATCGTCTCTACGGTTCCTACCCTGTTTATGTTACTGTGTATGTCCCCCGCTCATTGGGAAGGAGTCACTGGCAAGCAGTGAAAAGATCTGAACGCAAGCGGATTCACAATCACCGTCACTCAGCCAACCGTCAACCGCATCAACAGTTGATGCTAGCTTGGCACTGCCCCCTTCCCTGTAGCTGGGTTCTACGATACTCATCGCTAACTTATTCACTCCTCCCACACCGTTTGACCGTGTTTATTCTTTCTCCTGTCTTCCaagttctgaaataaaaaaccTGAATTTTGAATGGCTCGTAAAAACAGGTGAGGATTGAACAGACAGTAGATAGTGAAAGTTCGCTGGTGATACAGCTATTCAGAAATAATATCCAACATCATCAACATCAGACAgtagagagggaaaagagagaggtgaTGACATCTAAGATACTACACTCTCAAATCCTTTCTGACTGAGAACAGTCTGTTTGCCAATTACCTCACTGCAACTCCCTGACAAATCCGCATACCCTTTGTGCCAAAGCTGACGCAATGTTGAACATCGGCTGATTTTGCTGAAGCCGTACCTCCTCACAACTGTGCAAATCACTGCCACTGATACCAACAGGGCCCAATCCAAAAGTCAGTCCCATCTGCTGTTTTCCAGCTGAAACGTGTCATCTCCCAGGGCTGAAGTTATGTGACTCACTGGATACTCTTAGGtaaaatgtgttacattttgtgATACTTTGATCTGTTATGAAAGTCCTctgctttaaaagaaaactgtaaataaTGTCTGATGCATACATGTGATTCCTTTGCTGATTTAAAGACTCATTCCAATGTCGAAGAAACTGAGCTTTATGAGCAGCTCAAGGTTTACCGCAAGACAGCTACACTAAAATAATCTTTAAACGTCCAATTCCCAGATTTATCCTTGTTTTATTACCATGGGGAAAGTAATACATGTGTTCATATGCACCTGGTCCAAGTCTTTGTATTTAATTGATCCTGATTTTAAGATCAAAACCCAGTGGCCTGTATTTGTGGAAGCAGTCTTGTTGTTTAATTTAACTCTGATGTTTTGTTAATTATGGTGTAAAAATTTCAAAAGTGTATACAACATGACATTAAATGAACACTTTGTTGAAACGTCCTTACTGTTGTACAGTATTCACACTTCCTCAATTATCACTGAGGTGCAGTGTTTGTGCCGACGATGGACTCGAAGAAACAGAACCATTTATGGCCTATGATCAAGAAACAGGGAAGGATCCCAAAAAACTTACCTGCCACACTGATAACTCTCCTGTGCctgttttttattgcatttcatgAAATTAGCCAGTTTCAATGTCATCACACAATGTTATGAGCTCAAAATCTACAACCAGCTACATGCCTGCTGCCACGTGGTATTCTTCACCTACAGAGAAATGCGTTCAGCCAATACAACCTCTCATGATGAGAACCGtgataaaaggaaaataaactaAAGAAAAACCCGCAGAAGGCAAATGCAGCACACCTAACCAGACCACTCCAAAGTCTCacgtagaaaaaaaaaaagctctgtgtACAAGCACGCTTGGTGATAACAGCGAGAGTTACCACGTGTTGGCTGGATCTGGTGGACGCATGCGACATGTCTTCCCTGAACCGCTTGAGccttcattttcatgtcatgaTTTTAACTTTGTGACCGGGCGGTGGCAGCCACATGAGCTGCCTCAGGGATCGTGTTCCTCTCAGTTGCATCAGAGGTATTTGTGACGAAGCAAAGTgccacgcatacacacacatgcgtgcactCACAGATCTAAATAAAGACCTGGCCTTCACTATCAGAGAGCTGCCTGAAGGTATGGGGTTGTTGGAAAACTACCAGTAATATCACCAGAACTTGGTGAAAGCACCATATGTGTCCCTCAATGCAACAAATTTcaagctgtcattttaaaaattaattcaacaatttaatttctttaacaACCATTTAATTTTACATCTTTTACATACAGATTGAActtgctgataaaaaaaagaccACTCCGCTAACCctactccccacccccaaacccccctccacCATATCCTATAGGTCCACTTCTGACTTCAGGACAAAGTCTGGTGCCCAGTTCCATAAAAAGGCACCAGGCTAATCAACAAAGAGAGTGTGTTGCAACAGGCTTACTCACTGCATGTGACATTTCCCCCTAAACCCAACCATATAGGATAGCACTCACAGCGGAAGCAGAGGTAAGCCCTATGTTTAGGTACATATTTACCTTAAGGTTACAACTATCTTTACAACAGGTGTGTTGTATGCCAGGAAAAATGGAGATGACTCATACCGTGTCCTATCACAGAGCGCTGGTTTCAGAAACAGTTCTAGTTTTTCCACTCCAGGTTTACTGTACAGTTCCTCCCTCTACATAACGTTTAGTAAGAATATTAAGAAGGTAACATTCTGTAACCGTGTTTACATTGACCTGGTGACTGAATGTAGCTGAAGGTGACAAATTTTTagggtgactttttttttactcccatTCAATTATATAACAAACGATACACGCATGAATTGC from Megalops cyprinoides isolate fMegCyp1 chromosome 20, fMegCyp1.pri, whole genome shotgun sequence encodes:
- the LOC118795839 gene encoding caytaxin-like translates to MGTTEATLRMENMEVKDEWQDEDFPRPLPEEGDMESSCGLTDNRTSPPTSLNMDAGGGGAANRKRRTLVAPEMNLSLDQSDGSLLSDEFLDTPDDLDINVDDIETPDDTDSLEFITNGNDLEWEDDTPVASAKATPGDGAEHSGEGGNGAGRLWRTVIIGEQEHRIDMQVIRPYLRVVTHGGYYGEGLNAIIVFAACYLPDSSCPDYHYIMENLFLYVISSLELLVAEDYMIIYMNGATPRRRMPGIGWLKRCYQMIDRRLRKNLKAMIIAHPSWFIRTVLAISRPFISEKFMNKIRYVHSLEELAEIVPMEHVQVPECVAQYDEERIKAQRERMEQEQQQSQLSAGTERPKSMAEEPGQ